The genomic DNA agccccagccgccggaggcagcaaaCCACCCCCTGGATCGCCATTCCCAATGCAGGGACTGCGGCGGCGCCGCACCGGGGGTGAAAAGCGGCTAGCGTAATTTAGAGACTGACTGCGTAGATGACGGCGGCGTAAGCCACACGGTGAAAAATTAATCGGTGGAAAAAGTGCGAAAGGAGCTACGTTCACACGACAGGACAACGAACGAGAACGCAAACGCGATTTTTTCGGACACAGCGTCGTTTGTATAAAAGACTCAACAAAAGGGATTTTTAGAATATCTCAGTGAGCCCGGCACAACATGTCCAAGTTTTttgctggttctgataGTGAGAGCTCGTCTTCGGACGAAGAACTGTACTCGTCCTCTGGAGAGGAGGATAAGGACGTTTCTTccagtgaagaagaatcttctgaagaagacgactcTGAAGATGAGTCGAGTGATGAAGAATCCGACGAGGAAACTGGAGGTGCTAAAAAAGGTACTCCCGGTTATTACATGAGAAATCAATTCTTGAAAGGAGGTTCTtcggctggtgctgattcCGACGAAGAGTCGGAGGATGAGGGCAAAAGAATTGTCAAATCTGCTAAAGACAAGcttgttgatgagattgaTGCTTCGATCAAAGCCATTGAGAATGCCAAGAGAATCAACGATTGGGTGGCTATTTCTGGAGAATTCGACAAGGTCAACCGTCTGGCCGAGCGTGCTGGTAAGCAATACAGTACCACTCCTCCTCAGTATATCAATATGTTAATGGAATTGGACGAGTTTGCTCAAGAGGCTGTTAAGAACGAGAAACAGGctaaaaagaagatgaatGCATCCAACAGCAGAGCCTTGAACACCATCAAGCAACGTATCAAGAAGACCTCTAAGGGCTTTGAGACTAAGATTGCTGCTTATAAGAGTGATCCCGAACTTTATCAACGTGAGTTGAAGGGTGAGACTACTCCTCAACCCGAGGCTACTGCCTCTTTCAAAAAGACCACTGTTGCCTCgaccactagcaccactgtggctgctgctgatgataaCGACGGATTCTCCACCGTTGGTAAGGCCGGCAAGGTGCTTCAATACACTCCTGAAAACATTTTCAAGACTCTTATTTCCATTGTCGAGTCTCGTGGTAAGAAGAATACTGATCGTGCTGAGCAGATCAAGACTCTTGAGGAACTCAACAAGGTGGCCACCACACCTTACCAAAAGatttctgttcttcttaTGTTGATTCCTATTAGATTCGATCTTACTTCTGCTGGTTCGGTCGTTCCTACTCAAAACTGGAAGGCTGCCGAACAAGATATTCGCGCTCTTTTCACTGTTCTAGAGGAGAATGCTTCTACATACCGAGTCAGCGAGTCTGCTAGCGAGCCTGAAGACATTGAGGAAGGACCCACTGCTGGTCCTGACGGAGTCAAAGAGATTCCTGGTAGTGTCACATCTCTTATTGAGCGTTTGGATGACGAGTTCACTCGTGCTCTTCAAAACATCGATCCTCACACAACCGAATATGTTGATAGATTACGTGACGAGGCTGATCTGTACACACTGATTATTCGTGGCCAGTTGTACTTGGAATCCAGCCTAAAACAAGGTCAACAACCTCATACATCCGAGGCTCTTAGCCGACTTTTAGTGCGAAGGCTCGATCACATCTACTATAAACCCACTTCAGTTATTATCAATTCTGAGCGTGACGCCTGGGACAAGATCCGTAGTGCCGATGTCACCTCTAAACAACTCATTACTCCTAGAATCTCTGGTGATGTTGCTGTTACTGATAAGAGCTACACTATCCAACTTATCGATAGAATCTGTTCTGTCCtctaccaacaacaaagCACTATTTTCAGATCCAAGGCTATGTTGAGTCATATCTACCACTATGCTTTGAACGACTACTATTTCAAGGCCCGTGACTTGTTTTTGATGTCGCATTTACAATCTTCCATCCACACTGCTGACCCCACCATCCAAGTCCTCTATAACAGAGCTCTTGTACAGGTTGGTTTGTGTGCCTTTAGAATCGGTTTGATTGTCGAGTGTCAACAATCATTACAAGAGATCTGCTCTTCGTCCCGTCTCAAGGAGCTTCTTGGCCAAGGTGTCACCAAGTTCGGTCAAGTCAGTGCTCCTGATAAGCAGAGATTACTGCCCTTCCACATGCACATCAATCTCGAGTTGTTGGAGTGTGTCTACCTGACTGCCTCTCTTCTCATCGAGATCCCACTCATGGCCTCTCTCGGCAACTCTATCGatgccaagaagaagattgtATCCAAGCCATTCCGTAGAATGCTCGACTACCATGACAGACAAGTTTTCAGCGGACCTGCTGAAAACACCCGTGATCACATTATGCAAGCTGGTAAGGCCCTGTTGAACGGTGACTGGACCAGTTCTCGTGACTTGCTGACCTCGATCAAAATCTGGTCTTTGCTCAGCAATGccgaagaaatcaagaccATGCTTGGCGTCAAGGTCCAAGAAGAGGGTCTCAGAACATACATTTTCAACTACGGCTCGTGTTACCAGTCACTGTCGATTTCCATACTGTCATCGCTGTTTGAGCTTTCCGAGCGCAAGGTGTCTGCTATTGTGTCCAAGATGATTGCTACTGAGGAGatcgctgctgctcttgatCAAAAGTCCAACTCGATTGTTTTCAGAAAGGGTGTTGAGCTCTCCAACTTGCAAGTTCTTGCCCAAGCTCTTGCCGACAAGTCCGTGCAACTGGCGGAAAGAAACGAGAGACTCGCTGCCGGTGGCCACCAGCTGTCTGAGCAAGGCAACACCAGCGGGCCAAACAAGCCCTCGGGACAATCTGGCCAGGGCGACCGTTACAACAACGACCGTTCGTCTAACCAAAGAGGCCAAAACAGACAGGGTAATAGCGGTCGTCGTGAGAACCAGCAGCCCAGACCCATCCGCGCTTAAGACCATCATGACTAATGTGTAGTGTAAAAAATGCATAGGGAGAAAGACAAGAAACTGGTGCTTTGTATGTAGAACACTGTTTGGTTCTGtctaaaaataaaataaacttATTCTAATACTCTCCggggtgtgtgcctccggcggctgaagctccgccccagaccctgtagcTCTCCTACTTCGCGGGACGCTGTTGGGACTCTCGACtgaaccgactcgagcgtagcgagaggagcaaccagggtctggggcggagccccagccgccggaggcatgccccgTTCCCCGAAACTGGTGAGAAATGTATATATTACATAGATGGTCTAGATGAAGTAGTTGCGCCACAGCACACCTTCGAGGTCTTCGAGTTGCTCGCTCGTGAAGACCTTGGAGTCGATGTGCCAGGTATCTTGACGCGTTTTCTTGAAATCGCCGAGGATGAGCTTGACACTCTTGCCAACCATGCCAGGGTCATTTGCGGCCTTGACTGCCAGCACTTGCATCACTTCTGGGATCCattttggtggtggacTCTGGTACGGGAATGCCTTGACTAGGGCTCCTAGACCCAGTACTGCAGAATGGCGCTTGACCATAGCGGTTTGGTACTCATTTAAAGGAACGCCAGTTCTGGAGACTGGTGTTCCAGGGCGACTGGGTATGGGCGTGACTGCAAGACTTGCGGTGGGTGTACGACGTAAATTCTTCCATGATTTGGTTTCGTTTAACAGGATAGTACAGTGCTGTTGAAGACTGGCTATAAGCCTGTCCTGCTCGGCAATTGGAGAGCAGCGAAGCAGGCCAGAAAGGGTCTCAGCAGCCAGCTCACGGACTTCTAATTGCACGTCAACCAGCATATCTGTCACAGAGTTGATCAAGAACGATCTCTGATGTTCGTTCATCTTGAATAAATgtctgaagaagaaggcttGCAAATATGAAAGAATACTGATTCTTTGATGCCAAGTTGTGGCTTTAGTACCAATATCCACTATCATATCCACCATCAGTTGAATGTACTGCACAGGACAAGGGATGTTGCCAAGCAGTTTGAACAACGACACTGCCGAGAGCATTacctcctcttcatctctGACATTAAGGAAATTTAATAACGCAGGGATGATGGTCTTAGGAAACAGGGGGATTAATGACACGGCATATGATTTACGGAATAAACTTTCCAAAAACAACGAGAGCGTTTTGGCAACCACAACATACTGAGATGTTCCTCTACTGCTCAAAGCTTCACGTTCCAAACGGAGTGTCTCAAGCTTGTTAAATGCCTTAACAATTCGACTGGATAAGTCATCTGGCATCTCGTAGCATAGCAATCCTACTGAGCCACTATCGTAGTTAGCCTTCAAAAACTGGCTCACTGTTTCAAATGACTCATGATATCTCGTAACATAGATTCCACCCAAAGTCTTGGCCACCTCATCTCGTACTCCCTGCAGAGGATGTGTGATATTATCCCACAAGTTATCGATAATCTCGTCTACATTGTGCTGGTAGTACCATCCAATTGTACTAATCGACTTCCTCAATAGGCTTAGCCGAGAGCTCTCTCTGACGCTGGTACTATATGCATCTGTTCTGACGCGAATCTCGTTTAGGAGCTTCTCAACCTGCCAAGCACGACGATAGTCGATATAAATTGATGTCCACCAAACAAACGATCTCCAATATTCAATGTTGTCATGAGCAATACTGTTTTGAAGAACATCAGAGAATATTCCCACTAGCAAAGTtacttttttgttgatgactTCTTCTCCCTCGGTAAACTTCAGCGAGTCAATGAGAGCAGAGCACATCTCTGCCACACATCGGTGAGAATTTTTATCTTCGGGGTTGTAAGCATGAGCAATCATAACTAAAAAGTGATCTATGCTGATTGGAGTATAGCCTAAGCCAATCATACGAAGCACAatcttgaaaaaaatagcaTTCGTGACATCGAAATAATCATCTTCGACTCGAGGTTCTTCTAAATGCCTTGCAATGACCGCAGCGATCCATTCGGGTGTCATGATCAAGGCAAACTCCCGAATAGCTttctcgtcttcttcactaAACTTGAGAGTGTCTTTATACGCAGCTTTATCAGCTTCAAACTTCTTAGGCCACACAAGCCAGCCATAGTTAGCATTGCCCTTATCCAAAAAGTAAGTTGGGTTCTCAAAATTTTCTAGCTCCGCAACGAATTTAGCTTGGAAATCAGGCACTGAGCTATCTACAATCATACCGTTATCAGACAGAATGTTGTCTTCATCACAATTCAGTAGGAATCGATTATAGTCATAACCACTGCTTGCCAGGTTGAATAATTTACTGGAAATCATAAACAATCCGTGCATACAAATAGCTTTAATTCCAGGATGAGGGCTCATTGCGCCATTTCCAAGTTGAATAAGTACTCTCGCATCAATTGGCATCTGTGGAGACGAGCAAATAGCAGTGAATAATCCACCATTGACAGCAGTGAGCTTCCAATGTTGGTCTTTACTTTCTTTGCCCCCGGCAAGATAGTCGATTAAATGATTCATTTCCTTTTCGGCCTTTGCACGCTtgtctttctttttggctTTGAGCTGCTCGATCCTTTCCGCGACAGATCTGTACTCGCCATTAATGACTGTTTCTGGCTCAGCAGGTTTGAGAACATCTACAGACGACATATCTATGCTAATAACATCCAATGGCAGTCTGATATTAGTGGCAAAGTAATTGTACAGTGAGGTAGCAACTGCATTGAGATTGGGGTAATCCGCTTGCATGGCCAGCTTGATATACTCAATAAAAGGAACCATATGCTTAAAGTCCTTCTTAATCGACGATTGCATAACTCGTAGATTGAGAAGTCTCACTGCACTCTCTGCCTTAGTATACTCCTGGCATTTCAACGCAGTATTCAACTCACGAAGAACAAATGGGTATACTTGTGAGCGTGATCCTATCAAAATTTTAACTGCTGATTCTAAAGACGACTGTCCATTTCTACGAACATCGGAATAAATCGACATACTAGATCTAACACTGTCAAACAAAAGCGTCTTATCAAGATCGGACATCTTTCTGAGCCCAACATTGTGAGCAAGTCTTTCGTAGTGGTACAAGTATGCTCGTCTACTCAAGAGAGGGCGAGGGTAGTCCTTTCTTAATCCTGGAATACGGAAATGCTTTGTTTCATAGCTGTAAAGTGCCAGTAGCGAGTCAAGGGTCTTAGCAGACCGTTCCATTCCAACATCAGAAAACCATACTTTTGTAGCAAAGAGCAATGCTTTGAAAGATGCAATATCATTCTCTCTATTCTTGCTTAAGTAGGTATGTATTTCGTGCAAGAACTTTCCAAGGTCAAGTCGTAGTTCATGGATACGACGATATAAAGGATCATCAGCCTTGGTATGCTTATCAAAGAAATAGTTTACTGGATACTCACGGAACTTTTTGAGGTCCACAATTTCTCcctcaaaatcaagatcGTCATCCACTGCAATCAAATTGTTGTTCATTAGCTCATCTTCCTCGTCGAAGCTAGACgcatcagaatcagaatccaTTTCTTGTGAAACGCTTTCTTCATATTCAGAGTCGCCAACATTCTCATTCAATCCAGACTTTTCGCCATACTTTGGGTCAAAGAGCAAAGCAACACCTGAAGTGGCAGTACGAATATACGTAATGTTATTTGCTATCAGGTCAGATAATTCAGTTGGCGAATATTTCTTCTCTGCACCCTGCTGATTCACCACAAGTTTAAGAGCATCTGTTGATACCTGACAATGCTTCGAATAGAGGTCAACCGCAAACTCAATCTCATTTCTCGACGGTACATGCCATTTCAATTTTAGATTTTTGGTATCCGCTTTAGCACCCCAATCTCCAAGACCCACCGGATCTCCTTCAGGAACCAAGCTGTAGTCGTTTGATGTCGTCGTAGTCAAAGTCATTAAAGTATGATGGATGGCATTGGAAACATGGAATACAATAGCTCCTTTGCAATGCTCACGCAGATACAAGGTCAGTTCCATGATCTGATCTTTAAATACAAACGCCTCAGCAAATGCATGTGCCAGCACCATATTCAGCGCTGACAGATACCAGATTAAAGCTCTATCACGAGGAAGAATCTCCGAGCCACTTCGAGTAGATCCAGCTCCGTTCTCTTCAATCTCCTCCTTGATCTTATAGTACAGCATATTGAACATTTTAGGAAATGCTACCTCTGGATTCACCTTGATTAAGCAACCGCAAATATGCGCAACTGGGTCGGCAGCATGGTGAATCACATTATGCTCTACAAAGTCGACTACGTGATTGACAATCCGCTTGAACAGATTTGGAGAAACTGCTCCTAATATAGCAGTAACTGCAGGTGGTAATGCATTGGACACCTGAGCCTCTGGTGAATCACGGGCCGCTTTAGCAGAACCTGATCCGGTCCCAGAATTATCTGGCAAGTTTTCTAGCATTGCAAAGATTCTATCGAATACCATGATTACAAACTCGTCAAAGGATGCAGTTGAAGATTTAAGCACTTGCGGAATCATCTCTTCAGGTATTTCAGGTAGCTTACCATGTTCTTCCAGATAAGAGATTGATCCTGCGATAGTTTCCATGGCCAATCCAGATCCCATATTCTCGCTAATATCGTAGAATGGCACGTTCAAAGCTACTGCCTGAATAAATGACAGCGAATGCAATGTCTTGGATAAATCATTAGCGTCTATGCCAGGGACAGCTAGACCCAGCAGTGTTGTAATGTGTAAAGCATATTTTGGCACTTGGGAGATTTTTCTTGCCAATACGGTCAATGCCTTAAGCGAGGACATTGTTCGATGCGTCTCAACCAATCCTTGCAATGACGGATACACCTCACCGAGCAGTCTAGGGATAATCAAATCTGGAGATAGATATGCAAGACCCTGTAAAGCTTCTAATGAACTGGCTACAACAGTGGTACTCTTGGCATGGATTCCCAGAAATGTGGCATTTCTTAAAATCCTGACAAATCTGTCCTTGACTTTATCAGTCAAATGACGCTCGGCAGGAATCACTGACTCCTTGTAGGGGTTGCCTTCACAATCCACTGTGTCTGACGACTGCACATTCCATCTCAGTAAAAATATCTCTACCATGGCTGCAATAGTCTGCATTATATTTCGCGTCCATGCTCCCTGGTTAGATGGGTGCACAAACGTCTCTACCGCGTGCATCAAACTTTCCAACTTATCTAAAATACCGTCTGGCTCTAAACCACTTTCTGCCGATAGCGAATATACGATGAGATTCGCAATTGGCCTCGCGCATCTGTTCTTTTTGTCTCTATCGGATTTAACGCTTACAGTCTCATTTGACTGAACGTACGGCGAGCCAACATACGATACCGGTACTTCAAGCATGCGCAAAATAGCGCTAAACACAATCGACAGCTGTTCAGGGGTCAAAATTCCGTACTTATCAAAACTGACTAATTTCGACGATATCGAGTCTGAAACCAACGTCGCCACTAAATCCAGAGACTGGAAATCATACAAAGATGatcttggcagcagtgaCCACATATGGAATATCGCTGGTAGCATGTATTTCGGCATGATCTCTAACTCATCTCCCTCTGCTGGCACAGCAGGCGTAAGCAGAATCAGCAAACTCATAACATTGTGGGATACACTTGCCTTCGAAACGGCATACTTCTTTTGTTAGTTCTTGGTCCgcaatgcctccggcggctggggctccgccccagacccccctgctcctctcgcttcgctcgagtcgggcgtggggagGGGAGAGATTTGAAGAGCAGCCAAAATCATTCTGACATGGCAAACTTACGTGTGGCAGGATCTCCTCCAGAATTTGTAATGTTAGCTCGGGCTTGATCAAGTGACGAGCCACCTGGGCCAGCCTGGATAATGCAGAAAATGACTTGGAAATGCTGCCTTCATAACTCGACTGCTGTGGAAATGCCAATTtcctcatcaccaccacaaGCGTACGCCAATCCAGATCTAGATCCTGTGGCTTAACTGTATCTTGAAATAGATCATCTTTACATAGTAAGCAAAACATGTTGATGAACTTCTCCATTGCTGCTCCATCTGTTCCTGCTAGAGCGAGCGAGTAATACAGTTTGATGAGCTTGATTCGCGTTTCCAGTGGCATGTCAAACTTAAGACTAATCCAAGATCTGAGTTCTTTAGTCCAATGATACACAGCTGGCCCAGTACTATTTCCAATTATCCCTTTCAGATCATCACCCTTGATGGCAATATATAAGTTGGCAATGATATGATCCAGATGTTCTAATCGTTCTTCTTGTGTCTCACACTCATAAGGTAAAGCTGAAATATATGGAAATGTCCTTGGTCGGCTACGAAAGCTATTGCCCTTGGCAATCACTTTTCCTTCTCCCAAATCAGTGGACGGAGTCATTTTGCTGCAAAACTTTGACTGGTCTAATAAAATAGCAAATTTTTCAACTGCATTATTTGGTTAGTATACTATTTTTCATTACCATTGTTTAACAGTCAATTCTACAATCAATTAAGTCCTATCGAGCAATTGAGTCAACCCATCATCCCTCGAATGCTACGCACAAAATTTGTAATCTCCAACTTCGAGttatcaaaaaaagtcCCCATTTGTTGTCAACATATTATTTATGGATGTTGTGCATCCAATTGATTCACAAGCCAATTCTTTTGGGACCAATCTGGCAGCACCACTTTGAATTGATCAAGATTCTTGACTATCAATTCGCAGTTTCATGCGTAGTTACAATTTCGAAAATATATTGGGTCATTCATTGCATTGTTCAAGGGATCAATTAGATTATCATTTAGGACACAGCtagctggtactggtattTTGATTACTCACATAAAAATCAATTTGTTAGCTTCACAATCTAACGAATTACGAAATGTTCTTGTGCACTAAATTAAGCAAGACAAATCAAATCTAACCGATTCGTCATCAACTCTTTGTAATGCTATTTGAAGATCAACTGCAGAATAGACAACGTCAATCTAAATAGAGATATTAGTTTAAACTCAGCTAAACCAACTCCTCTCTATAATCGAATCAACAATGTCCAAACCCCTTCGTCTTTCAATGACGATTGCTAGATGTCCGCTATGGGGGCAAAGTAGGATAGGTCAGGAATGGCGATCTATCGACGACCAGCCGTATTATGTTTGTGCGGCTATTAGTCTGACGTAATATGGCTGGAGTGTTGAGAAACACTGAGGATAGCGCGATATCGAATATACAGGTGAGAGATGTTATAATCTCGTTTGTGGGGGAATAGGATGTTATTGACTGATTCTCATATGTAATGCTAAGATAGAGATATGTTTTTACTATCTTGATGCAGCCCCGTTATAGTTTATCTGTTGTTACAGGACCCTGCGTTCTGCATTGCTGATCTTCGAGGGGTTAGATTATGCACGGAAGCTAGTTTATTCCAGTCTTGTAAATCATGCTGAGATGTTCAAAAAATCTGCTTCAGGtcttaatattaataactGTATGGATTTGCTGGATTCTGCGTTTGTCAAGCAAATGAAGAATTAAATGGTCTCATTATGGTATACTCAGGGGGTAGCCTGAAAGTAATGAGATACGCACATTAAACTTGACTTTTTGAACAAATTTAGAGTGATTCATCTGCCAGAAGTTCATAGAATAGACAAATTGCTAGAATTATGAGTCAATAATTTTGCTCAGTAATGAGCCGGATCTATCTGTCAGACAAGTGAGAACTGCAATTGATATAGACTATACAAACAAGGACGAGGCATGACTAGCTTACAGACCTTTTGATGCTTATCAGGAAAGTGAAGCCAGGGCAATTTTAGGAGGGGTCATGACAGCAGTTATTAGAAGAGTCGTAGATGTCTAGAAGCGGTGATAAGGACGGTGATAGGGGGGTTCGAGTAATGGGTACAAAATACTCGGGACGGAAGTCGCCTCCCGGATTGACGGATGTCACAAACTGTCAATGGGAACAGGTGCCTCGGCTTGTCTCGTTTAGATTCTGGGTCTGCAAGCTAGCCCACTGTCTCGTTCATATTTGATTCATAATATCACGTGCGAAATTCGGCCAGCTGAATTTATCGGTAGGATGGGATCGACAGACTGGCGTTGATAAGATATCTGGATATTGACGACAAACGAATCGGTCGATACCACCCCATTATTGGAAAATAAATACGTCAATTGTCAATTAAAGTTTTAGACACAAGGGCGGCTCCATCGGTACGACTTTTATGGTTGTCTGGGGAAGATGACCTCACAAAGGTACAACCTTACAAAGGCACAATCTTACTAAGGTACAACCTTACAAcctcaacaaaaaaaaatacaatctTCTTCCAAAAATATATGGACAACTTAGTCAAATGTATCTGACAAATTTACCAATGCCGTTCGATATTCTCGTGAAGAGTATTTGTGATTTTCTAGTAGGAACATGCTTGCTATTGCAGCCCACGGCGCTGAGCTCGTGCTCATGTTGGTTGTAAAGCTAGAAAAAATGCATTGAAATGTGCGCGATATTCATCCGTTCATACGAATGGTTGCTCTacaaaagaaatatatctCTGTTACACTATGTTACACTAAAGAGGAGGGTCTcgctttttattttttcttgtcaaaTTCCGAGCAATTTTCTAAACCACTAGGGTATCTATTTAGCACAGGTGTGTATGTTGGTGGAGACGCATC from Sugiyamaella lignohabitans strain CBS 10342 chromosome D, complete sequence includes the following:
- the NIP1 gene encoding Nip1p (eIF3c subunit of the eukaryotic translation initiation factor 3 (eIF3); involved in the assembly of preinitiation complex and start codon selection; GO_component: GO:0005737 - cytoplasm [Evidence IEA,IEA,IEA]; GO_component: GO:0005737 - cytoplasm [Evidence IDA] [PMID 11914276]; GO_component: GO:0005737 - cytoplasm [Evidence IDA] [PMID 1332047]; GO_component: GO:0010494 - cytoplasmic stress granule [Evidence IDA] [PMID 19470581]; GO_component: GO:0016282 - eukaryotic 43S preinitiation complex [Evidence IEA]; GO_component: GO:0033290 - eukaryotic 48S preinitiation complex [Evidence IEA]; GO_component: GO:0005852 - eukaryotic translation initiation factor 3 complex [Evidence IEA,IEA]; GO_component: GO:0005852 - eukaryotic translation initiation factor 3 complex [Evidence IDA] [PMID 9660829]; GO_component: GO:0005852 - eukaryotic translation initiation factor 3 complex [Evidence IDA,IPI] [PMID 9671501]; GO_component: GO:0043614 - multi-eIF complex [Evidence IDA] [PMID 11018020]; GO_component: GO:0043614 - multi-eIF complex [Evidence IDA] [PMID 15838098]; GO_function: GO:0003723 - RNA binding [Evidence IEA]; GO_function: GO:0003729 - mRNA binding [Evidence IDA] [PMID 23222640]; GO_function: GO:0003743 - translation initiation factor activity [Evidence IEA,IEA,IEA]; GO_function: GO:0003743 - translation initiation factor activity [Evidence IDA] [PMID 9671501]; GO_function: GO:0031369 - translation initiation factor binding [Evidence IEA]; GO_function: GO:0031369 - translation initiation factor binding [Evidence IDA,IPI] [PMID 15145951]; GO_process: GO:0001731 - formation of translation preinitiation complex [Evidence IEA]; GO_process: GO:0006446 - regulation of translational initiation [Evidence IEA]; GO_process: GO:0006412 - translation [Evidence IEA]; GO_process: GO:0006413 - translational initiation [Evidence IEA,IEA,IEA]; GO_process: GO:0006413 - translational initiation [Evidence IDA] [PMID 9671501]; GO_process: GO:0006413 - translational initiation [Evidence IGI,IMP] [PMID 9722586]) — translated: MSKFFAGSDSESSSSDEELYSSSGEEDKDVSSSEEESSEEDDSEDESSDEESDEETGGAKKGTPGYYMRNQFLKGGSSAGADSDEESEDEGKRIVKSAKDKLVDEIDASIKAIENAKRINDWVAISGEFDKVNRLAERAGKQYSTTPPQYINMLMELDEFAQEAVKNEKQAKKKMNASNSRALNTIKQRIKKTSKGFETKIAAYKSDPELYQRELKGETTPQPEATASFKKTTVASTTSTTVAAADDNDGFSTVGKAGKVLQYTPENIFKTLISIVESRGKKNTDRAEQIKTLEELNKVATTPYQKISVLLMLIPIRFDLTSAGSVVPTQNWKAAEQDIRALFTVLEENASTYRVSESASEPEDIEEGPTAGPDGVKEIPGSVTSLIERLDDEFTRALQNIDPHTTEYVDRLRDEADLYTLIIRGQLYLESSLKQGQQPHTSEALSRLLVRRLDHIYYKPTSVIINSERDAWDKIRSADVTSKQLITPRISGDVAVTDKSYTIQLIDRICSVLYQQQSTIFRSKAMLSHIYHYALNDYYFKARDLFLMSHLQSSIHTADPTIQVLYNRALVQVGLCAFRIGLIVECQQSLQEICSSSRLKELLGQGVTKFGQVSAPDKQRLLPFHMHINLELLECVYLTASLLIEIPLMASLGNSIDAKKKIVSKPFRRMLDYHDRQVFSGPAENTRDHIMQAGKALLNGDWTSSRDLLTSIKIWSLLSNAEEIKTMLGVKVQEEGLRTYIFNYGSCYQSLSISILSSLFELSERKVSAIVSKMIATEEIAAALDQKSNSIVFRKGVELSNLQVLAQALADKSVQLAERNERLAAGGHQLSEQGNTSGPNKPSGQSGQGDRYNNDRSSNQRGQNRQGNSGRRENQQPRPIRA